A region of the Myxococcus stipitatus DSM 14675 genome:
ACGCGCCCACCATGCCCCCCGTGCCGAACACGAAGGCGGTGCGCCACCGCACACGCCCGGCTCGCGCGTGCAGCCAGGCGCCGTTGGCGCTGGTGACACCCACGACGACGAGCGACATGGCGATGGCCGTGCGCGGCTCCACGCCGAGCACGTAGACGAGCAGCGGCACCGTGAGGATGGAGCCCCCGCCACCCAACAACCCCAGCAACACGCCCACGAGCAGTGCGCCCGCGAGCCCCACGAACCACATCATCTCCGGCTGCCTCCCTCGCTCGCGACGGCGAGCAGGTCGCGGACCTCGCGCAGGGTCCGCTCGAAGGCCGCCGTGTCGTCGACGCCCTGGGGCGGTGCGTCCCGCAGCGCGTCCAGCACCGCGCCCAGCTCCGCTCGCGACGGCGCGGAGGGCAGCGCGTCCACGCGCGCAATCCGGAGGCCGAGGAGTCGGGAGCGCAGCGTGTCGCGCACCTGGGCGAGCGTGGGGCGCACGTCGGACTTCAGGCGCACCACGGGCAGCGCCTCCTCGTTCCACGCGAGCATCCCGCCGCGGAGGTTCATCACCCGCGAGAAGCCCAGCTCCACCAGCTGCCGGGCCGCCCGCGCGGACCTGGCGCCCGAGCGGCAGATGAGCACGACCTCCGTGTCCTTGGGCCACAGCGCGGCGGCCTCGCGCACCGTGGCGAGCGGCGCCGGACGGATTCCCTCCAGGCGGCCGAGCACTCCATCCAGCTCCACGGGCTCGCGGACGTCCACCAGGTGAGGGCCCGGAGCGCCCTCCGCCGCGAGCTGTCGCACGTCCACGTCTCGATAGCCGCCGGGTTGGGGAAGAGCGTTGTCGTACAGGGGACTCAAGTCAGTGCTTCCTTCCTCGCGTCCAGCACGGGCGCGCAAGGCCATGAGAATGTGTTCGCCGCTTCGTGGGGAAGCGGGCGGAAGGTCGAGGACAGTGTCGTGAAGTCACGTCACCGCGTCAGGCGGGGTGCGGCGACGAGGGCTCGGAGAGTCCACACGCGCGGTTGGCGGGGACGGCCACGTCCAGCTTGCGCGGCGGGGGAATCTGGCGGGCCTTCATGAAGGCGACGAAGTCCTCGCGAGACTTGCCCGCCAGCCGAGGGTTGTGCCGCTTCTCCTCGCCCACCGACGTCATGGTGAACCCCGCATAGTCGTGCGCGGGATACACCTCCGTCGCGTCGGGCAGGGAGAAGAGCTCGCGGGTGATGGAGTCGTAGAGCTGCCCCGGGTCGCCGTTCTGGAAGTCGGTGCGGCCGGTGCCTCGGACGAGCAGCGCGTCGCCGGAGAACAGCCGCCCGTCGCAGAGGAAGCTCAGGCTGTCGTCGGTGTGGCCGGGCGTCTCCAGCACGCGCACCTCGATTCCGCCCACGCGGACCACGTCGCCCTGGGAGAGCTGCCGGTCCACGCAGGGCGCGCCGCGTGCGGAGGCGAACACTCGAGCGCCCGTGCGCTCGCGCAGGAGGC
Encoded here:
- a CDS encoding MBL fold metallo-hydrolase; amino-acid sequence: MLFRQLFDAESSTYTYLLADLATREAVLIDPVLEQVERDVRLVQELGLKLQVVLETHVHADHITAAGLLRERTGARVFASARGAPCVDRQLSQGDVVRVGGIEVRVLETPGHTDDSLSFLCDGRLFSGDALLVRGTGRTDFQNGDPGQLYDSITRELFSLPDATEVYPAHDYAGFTMTSVGEEKRHNPRLAGKSREDFVAFMKARQIPPPRKLDVAVPANRACGLSEPSSPHPA
- a CDS encoding rhodanese-like domain-containing protein; protein product: MSPLYDNALPQPGGYRDVDVRQLAAEGAPGPHLVDVREPVELDGVLGRLEGIRPAPLATVREAAALWPKDTEVVLICRSGARSARAARQLVELGFSRVMNLRGGMLAWNEEALPVVRLKSDVRPTLAQVRDTLRSRLLGLRIARVDALPSAPSRAELGAVLDALRDAPPQGVDDTAAFERTLREVRDLLAVASEGGSRR